The candidate division KSB1 bacterium genome includes the window CATGATCACATAGCGCCGCAAGCGATCGTCCTGCGTTAAACGATAGCCTCTTTGTGTGGCCAACTCGTTTTTGTCAATGGTCTGATAATAGTTCGGAATTTCCTTTATATTTTGCGCATACACATCCTGAAGCTGACTGATGCTCGACATGCCCAGGCCGTATAAATCACAACCCGATTGCGTGGAATACCCCTGAAAATTGCGGTAGAGGGTTTTCTCGTATAAAGCTTGAGTTAACGAATCATCAGCTTTGGCAAAATGGTCCATGCCGATGTAAACGTACCCTACCGAAGTCAACTTTTCGATGGTGGCTTTTAAAATGCAGAGTTTTTCGCTGGCTTTAGGCAAGGTCGTGTTCTCGATGATGCGCTGATGTTTTTTCATCCACGGCACATGAGCATAATTGAAAACGGCAAGCCGATCCGGAGAGACATCGATAATTCGGTCGAGTGTGCGGCTAAACGAATCGACTGTTTGGAAAGGCAGTCCGTAGATCAAGTCCAGATTGATGCTGTCGAAGCCGCGCGCACGCAAACCCTGAAATGCCCAGCGGGTCAATTCTTCTGATTGCAATCGGTTGATCGTTTCCTGAACCTTTGGCTCGAAATCCTGAACTCCCATACTGGCGCGGTTGAATCCGACCTCGTGCAGCGCATCCAGATGTGCATCAGTCAGGCCTCTCGGATCGATCTCCACGCCAATTTCAGCGTCCCGATGAAAATCAAAATGCTCACGGATGCCGTCGAACAGACGACGAATCTGCTCGGGACTCAAGTACGTGGGGGTGCCGCCACCCCAATGCAATTGCGCGACTTGACGGCCACTTTTGATTTTCGAGCTAATAAGCTTAATTTCTTTAAGCAAATAATCAATGTATTCATCGATGCGCTGGCGGTTGTGAGTAATGATCATGGTGCAGCCACAAAAATAGCACAGGGTGTCGCAAAACGGCAGGTGGAAGTACAAGGAGAGATCGACTGGATCGTAGTTCTTATTGGTGCGACGGATTTCTTCTTGAAATTCCTGCTGACCAAATTCAGTAGTAAACTGTGGCGCCGTAGGATAGCTGGTATAACGCGGACCCGGCCGGTCGTACCGGCGCAGCATCTCAATATCGACAATCATTGGTTTAGATTTATTTTTGCTCATGAAACTTCGGACTCTCTTCTTTCACAAACTGCACCATAGCTTGGGCATGCTGCACCGGCGTTTGCGGCAAAATACCGTGACCTAAGTTGAAAATGTGTCCCGAACCTTTGCCCGCCTTTTCCAGCACATGAATCACTTCCGCTTTAATGCGCTCCACCGGGGCAAATAGGGCACAGGGGTCTAAATTCCCTTGCAGTGCCACTTTGCCATTCACCCGCTTCTTGATCTCCGCCAGGTCCTCCCGCCAGGAAATGCTCAGAACGTCCACGCCGATGGCAGCAAGGGCTTCCACGGAATGGCCCGCTTCCCGCGCGAACACGATGATGGGAGCGCCGTGCTGTTTCACGCGTCGTACCACTTTATTTAGGTAAGGCAGCGAAAACAGGCGATAATACTCCGGCATCAAAATTCCGGCCCAGCTATCAAAAATCTGCACCACATCGGCTCCCGCTTTGATTTGGCCGACCAAGAAATCCGCCACCGCAGTTGACAGTTTATCCAGCAAGGTTTTCAGGAGCTCTGGCCGGGTATACATCAAAGTCTTGATCTGAGTAAAATCTTTCGAACCATGCCCTTCAATCATATAAGCCGCCAGAGTCCACGGTGCGCCGGCAAAACCGATGATGGGCACATGACCGGCCAGCTCTGTGCGAACCCGTTTAATTGCCTCAAAAACATAGGTTAGCTTTTCTTCGACATCGACAGGGGATAGCGCTTCAATATCTTTTTCATTTCGCAGCGGTCTCTCAAAAACCGGTCCCCGCCCTTCAAAAAAATTTAAATCCATCCCCATCGCTTCAGGAATCACCAGAATATCGGAAAAAATAATCGCCGCGTCGACACCCAAAATATCCACTGGTTGCAGCGTAACCTCCGCTGCTAATTCCGGAGTACGACACAGGGTGAGAAAATCTACTTTCGCGCGTACCTTCTGATATTCGGGCAAATAGCGCCCTGCCTGTCGCATGATCCAAACAGGGGTCCGTGGAATCGGCTCCCTCCGACAGGCTCTGATCAAGAGGTCATTCTGTAATCGCTGGCTCACTGAAGTACTCCGAAATGGCTTCTACGAATTCGGCAACCGTGGATTTTTGCGCTAAAATGTCCACCGAGAAATCGTGTTTTGCAATCGCATCTGCGGTAACGGTCCCAATTGCTGCGACGGCACAGCCATTGCGCTTGCAAACAGTTAGCTTTTCCTTACCAAATACCGCAAGGAAATTCTTAAATGTCGATGGACTCGTAAACGTTAATAAATCTATCTGCTTTCCATCCATTTTCTCTGTTGGATTTTCTGCTTTGGGAGCCTGGATCTTATAAACCGCGACAACATCCACGTTTGCTCCGTAAGCCCGCAGCCCCTTTTCCAGGATGTCTCTGCCCCCCTGAGCCTTCGGAATTAGAACATTTTTCCCGCTCATGTTCAGATCGTGAAAAGATTGCACAAGCCCTTCCGCGTTAAACTCCTCAGGCACAAAGGTCACCCGGACACCGAATCTCCTGAGCTCAACCTCCGTGCGCTCACCGACCGCTGCAATTCGCCTAGCGTTTAAATCTGCGGCGCTTTTCTTTCTTTCGTCCAGACGCTGGAGAAAGAATCGAGCACCGTTCGTCGAAGTGAATACAATCCAATCATAGTCAAAGAGATTCTCGATGGCCTCATCGCACGCTTGCCAGGAGTCAGGCTCGATGAATTCAATGGTCGGAATGTGGATGACTTCGGCGCCGGCACAGATTAAGGCGGCTATTAGCTCCTGAGCTTGCTCAGCTGCACGCGTGACCACCACGGTTTTTCCGGTTAGCGGTTTTTTCATATCAACTGTTGATTCCCGATTTCTCGAGGAGACTTTCGGCCAGTCGCGAAGCCAGGTCCATCGCCTCCTCAAGGGTTCCCTCTAATTGGTCTCTATGAAAATCTTTACCGTGCTCATTGGCAGAAAAACCTTGCAGAACGACTTTGCCACTCCGAACGCGACAAAACGCGGCCATGGGGGTCTGGCAGCCGCCGCCCAGGTGCTCTAAGAACAATCGCTCCGCTTTGACCGCGATTTCGGTTTCACGATCGTTCAAAGGTGCAATCAGATTTCCGGTCTCCTCATCATCCTGTCGAATTTCAATACCTAACGCCCCCTGACCGACTGCCGGAATCATCAGTTCGCAACTCAAGAACTGCTGAATTCGATCTTGCCATTTTAAGCGAGCCAAACCCGCAGCGGCCAAAATAAGGCCGTCGTAATCGCCGGTTTCAGCTTTCTTGAGGCGCGTGTCGATATTGCCGCGAATATCGATGACATCAAAGTCGGGGCGAACCTTCAACAACTGTGCTTTGCGGCGCAAGCTGCCGGTGCCAATTTTCGCGCCTGCAGGCAATTCTTCCAGGTTTTTGTGCAGCCGGGTAACCAGGACATCTCTGGGATCAGCCCTTTCGGGAATGGCCCCTATCATCAGATCCGGCACCGATTCCGTGGGAAGGTCCTTCATACTGTGGACGGCCAAATCGATTTCGCCATCCAGCAATTTCTCTTCGATCTCTTTGACAAAAACACCCTTGCCCGGCATCAGGGTCAAGGAGGTGTCCAGAACCTTATCGCCCGTGGTAACAACTTCTAAAACCTCGATCTTCAATTGTGGATGAATGTGGAATATTCGATCGATCACCCATTGCGTCTGAGCTTTCGCCAGCATACTGCGGCGCGTGCCAACGCGGAGGACTTTTTTGGAATTTCCCGGGCTCACTTATTTTGTGGATAGTCTTCTAAATCAAACAAGTTTTGAACTGCCGCGGCATAATGATCTCCATTGCCTTCAGATGCTTCTTCTCTTAAGCGGGTCAAAGGTTGGTGCAGAAGTTTATTGACAATTCTGCGGCTTAAATCTTGCATTACTTCGGCGTCCTTATCTGAAAGCGTGCCTTTAAATTTTCGGAACGCACGCTGCAATTCTTGTTCGCGAATTTTTTCCCCTCTGTGACGCAACTTGGTTATTACAGGCTTAGCTTTCAGAGATTGATACCATGCCATAAAGTTGGCAACCTCTTCATTGATAATGTCCTGGACGCGATTGATTTCGCTGCAGCGGCGCTCAAGGTTCTCCTCGATTTGAGTCTCTAATTGGTCAATATTATAGAGTTGAATGTTAGGAAGTTTGCCGATTTCCGGCTCAACATCTCTGGGCACAGCGATGTCGATTATAAGACGGCACCGTTCTCCGTATTTTTTCAGCACATTTTTCATTGCTTCCAAAGTCAAAACGGCATGAGGTGCACCGGTAGAGCAGATTACCACGTCTGCTTCTCCAAGGGATTCCTGCAAGCGATCGAAACTTAAAGCTCGAACATGAAACTTTCCCTGAACGTTTTTGGTACGTTCTTGACTTCTATTGATGATGGTTACATTTTGAGCGCCAAGTTGAAATAGTGTTTTAATGGCAATCAAACTCATTTCACCGATTCCGATGATGAGTATGTTAAGATCTGAAATATCTGGAAACGCCGTTCGCACTAAATTAACCGCTGCTCCGCTGATCGATAGAAAATGTTTGCTTATTTCAGTTTCGGTGCGGGCTCGTTTCCCCACCCTTAGCGCACTTCCAAATAGAGTTGAAAGCAACACCCCTGCGGTTCCAGACTGCTGCGCCAATTCAAAAGCTTCTTTCACTTGACCTTGAATCTGACTTTCGCCCATCACCATGGAATTGATGCCACTGGTGACACAGAACAGATGCTCTATAGCGCTACGATTTGATAATGTATACAAATAACCTTCAAAATCTTTAGGGTGGATCTGATGAAAATCTGAGAGAAATGATTTGATTTTGCCTGCTGCAAGTTCAGCGTCATTTCTTACAGCATAAATCTCCACCCGATTACAGGTGGAGAGAATGACCGTTTCAGGTACTTCAGAATTTGTGCTACCATTGTTTTTAGTTAGTTGTGAAAGTGCTTCAATGACTCGTTTTGACGAAAACGCTAATCGCTCTCTTATTTCGATAGGCGTGTTTTTGTGATTAAGTCCAAGTAAAAAAAAATCCATGAGTAGTCACATTTTGTGCAAGAACAAAGTTTTTGTTTTATAATATTTGGAACAATTGTTATCTTGTTCAAAAATTATACCAGGCTTTTGCAGAAAATATTTTTTAGCAAGGATCTAAAGTGGGTTGTAAATTTTCAATTTAAGTGTTTGAAATTTATAGCCTTAAGAAAAGGACCGAATTGACAAATTTCGTTTGGCATATAAGCCACTTAAAAAACAGGGTCGCGCGTGTTTTTCAATGTGAAAAACATATTTTTAATTTTGAAAAAACGTAATTAAGGTGAGTAGCTGCTTTGAGGCTGGAAACACAACACAGAGCACAGCAGAAAAGAATTCCAGGGTTGTACGCTACAACAAGAAATGGGATGCCTATTAAATTGCAGCCGATGAAAGAGACCAAATTTTTATTTTTCTGGGCTTTGATTATCGCAAGGATAATTCAATTACTTTAACGTTGATTTTGTCACTATAAACTACGATCTTTTGTGCCACATTCATTACAGTAGAAATGTATTTTGCCATCTGAACCAAGCATGACTATTTGCTTGTGGTTATTCTCAGGAACAGCTCAATTTCCTTTTGCGAAACGATTGAAGAGAACCGCTGGCCAACTTCTTCTTAAGTCTTTTCCTGCCGTACGGATAGGCCGTACGAATCCACCACTCGGTCGGCGCCCGACTCGGAGTATTCGGCAGACACGAGCTTCAAAGCTACGAGAACATGACGATTGGCGGAAGGGACGAACCCAATAAACCTCGCCAAAGTGACCCGTGCAACCAAAACCAGGTGCCCACTCAACCAAATCAGAAAAGCAAAGCTGCTCACGATGTGAACCATATCCACGTATAAAAAATCCCCTTTTGGTTTAAATCAAAAACAAGTGGAAATCCTGAAATAATAACAACGCAGATTGTTAAAAAAGAAAAGAGGCCGATTTTGTAATGAAATTGTGCAGCGTATTTCCTAACCGCGAAATAGTGTTGCCACTGGTAAATCGCATACGGTAGTAAAGCCGCAATTCCCAAAATCCAGTGAACGGTTGCAAGTGCGGTCGAGCTTCGTAAAAATTGTCCAAAAAAAACAGCAAGAAATCCGGAAAGAGATTCAAAAAACAAGAAGCTAAAAACGATTAACAGCAGGGGAGACTTCCATTTAGAAAGGGGTCTTTTGGTTTTGCCATTCTTGAGAAATTTCTCTAAGTTTCCTTTTTGGTCGGATCTCATTTTTCATATTAAGATAAGAATTTTCTTGAAAAATTTCAAACTTGAAAATTTTATTTAGGCTATTGATAAATCTAAGGAGATAAAGATGATGGTTATCTTGAAGGTGGTGCGTAAAACATTTCCGAAGCATCCAAACCTTCGAAAGGTTCAATCCGCATTTACTCCTCCAACGTCCTCACTTCGATCGTAGTCAACCGCAAGCGGTAGGAAAGTTCCCTCGCCATACCCAGGAGCATTTTTGAGGCCAGTAGCGATTCCTTTTTCACAAGATGCTGAAAATCGTCCACAGTCATATAAAGCAGCTCGGTTTCAGAGTCGGCGCGGACCGTTGCTGAGCGGGGCTGCTGTTCGAGGATGGCCATGTCGCCAAAAAAGACGCCCTCGCCAAATGTGGCCAGTCGGCGGGCACGGCCGTTTTGGGAAAGTTTGGCAATCACGCTTACTCCGCCGGAGAGAATGAAGTAAATTTTGTCCCCCGGATCGCCTTCCTGAAATACGATGTCGGATTTCTTAAATTGAAGAGGGTGCATATATTTTTTAACCTTTTGCAACTGCTTCGGTGTTAAGTCTTTGAAAATATCCAGGCTTTGCATGGTGATTTTTTCCGGCGGGATTTGTGTCGCTTCTAATTCTGTCTGAATTAAGACGTCTTCAGCCCACTCCTGTGCCAGGTCGGTATCCGGGAAAATATATGCCGGGCCAATCACCTCGATTACACCCACGTCTTGCATGAGTCTTTTCATGTGTTCTTTGTCCTCATCCCCGGGCATATCCAAATAGCTGATTGCCAAAAAGTTGCCTTTCTCGTGAACGCGATCAACGATTTGTTTCAGGAGCTGCGCACCGGTGAGGTCGATGGTGTGTACACGCTTGAAGTCGAGAATAATACAGAAACTGTCGAGGTTTTTTTCTAATTCTGCGAGCAGTTTGTCGCAGGTACCAAAAAAGAGCGAGCCGTTCAGCTCGTAAACTTTGATCAAGTGACCTTTCTTCTCGAGGATTTCCGTGGCCGCGTGGCTGCGAACTTTTTTAGAGCGAATCAGGTCGCCGGTGTACATTCGGCGCACAATGTTCTTGCCGATTTGCTCTTTAATAAAAAGAAAAGCCGTAATGACCAAACCGATTAAAACCGCGATAATCAAATCAATAGCCACTGTAATTACCGTAACCGCGACGATAACAAGCAGATTTCCTAACGCGGATTTTTTTCGGGAAAGATTGATGCTTTCCGACTCAATCATTGAGACGGAGGTAATGAGAAGAATCCCTGCCAGCACCGACATGGGAATCCATTGTACCATATTCCCCATAAAAAGAACAACAAGCAAAACGATGACACTGTTCACAACTCCTGCAAGAGGAGTTCGTGCACCCGCATTGACATTGACCATGGTTGCGAGTGTCGAGCCTGCAACCGGCAGCCCGCCAAAAGCAGCAGAGGCGACATTCCCGATTCCCTGACCGAATAGTTCCTTGGTGCTGTTATGTTTGGATTTGGTAGCCATATCGGTGACCACGGAAGTTAACAATGTATCGATTGAAGCGAGAATGCTTAAGGTCAAGGCGGGAATAATTAAGGCAGTCAGTTTTGACACGGGGATTAGAGCGCTCACACTAAAGAAATTCATCACTTGTTTTGGGGTCGGAAAAGCGCTGGGGATATATCCGATGATTAAAGGGTTGTTTTCAATTTGCAGCAGGGAGGGATTAAAAAATTTTCCAATTGCGAAGTAGGCGGCGACGCCACATAGCAGTCCGACCAATGAACTTGGAACAGCTTTGGTTATTTTTTTTGCCGTCAACATCATAATGATGGTCACCGCGCCGACAATTAAAGTTTCATATCGAAAATCTGCACTCCCTGAAAAAATTGCCAGAAGATTCGTGTCTTCAGAAACGCCAAACAACGGCCGCAATTGCCCGAGAAAGATAATAATGGCAATACCATTCATGAAACCGGCGATGACCGGGTAAGGAATAAATTTAATAAGTTTACCGCCGCCCACAGCTCCCATGATGAGCTGCAGTAATCCGGCCATTAAAATGGTCATGGAAACCAGGACTAAAATCACCATGACCTGGTTTTCACCCAAAGCGGCAATTTCCGGATCCTTTAACAGGGTAGCAATAATAGAGGTAACCATCACCGACATCGGCGCGGTGGGAACGGCAATTTGTCCGGGTGTGCCGCCAAAAATGCTGGTGAGAATGCCGGCAACGATAACGCCGTAAAGTCCGGTCAGTGCGCCCTGAGCAATGTATTCTTCACCGAGCGGCGCAAACGCCACCACACCAAAGGCGATCGCCAGAGGCAGCGCAATTACGGATGTGGTGATACCCCCCATGATATCGCCTTTAAGGTTGGAAAAAAGTTTCACCCGATGATGCCTCCTTAAATTTTAAAACTTAATTAGCCGGATGTTGCGGCCGCAGGTGTGGTGCATAGCTTGTTTATAATATAGCAAATTTTTCAAAAGGTGCGGAAAGAGTCAAATCATAAATCTGTAGGGTATTGAATTATCGGTTGAAATTTGGCTAAAAAATGTTACATTGCACGCGGATTGAAGAATCACACTGATAAAAAACAAATTATATCTTAACTGGAGGTTTTAATGTCTATCCTTTTTTTAGTATTTCGTTCACTGATAGTTTTTATGCTGATTGGAGCCGGTTCAAGTCGGGGTCAAATTATTTTTCAGGAAAAAGCCGCTTCGCCTTACTTAGTTGTCCTCGGTATTGCCCAGGACGGCGGGGTTCCTCAAGCGGGTACCAAGAAACATTCCGGTTGGGAAGACAACAGATTTAAACGACATGTTGTTTGTCTTGCTTTAGTTGACCCGGTGAGCAAAGAGCGCTGGATGTTCGAGGCAACCCCTGACTTCAGAAAGCAGCTTCACAATTTGGATAAAATAGCTCCGGTAGATGAAACGCCGGGGTTGATGGGCATTTTCCTGACCCATGCCCATATTGGGCATTACACCGGCCTTATGTTTCTCGGTCACGAATCAATGGGAGCGCAGGGCGTGCCTGTCTTTGCAATGCCCAAAATGTTTGAATATTTGAGCACGAACGGTCCCTGGGCTCAACTGGCTCGTTACAACAATATTGCTTTGAAAAAGCTAAAGCACGGCACTCAAATAAAGTTAAATGACCGTCTAAATGTAACGCCGTTCTTAGTGCCGCATCGGCAGGAATATTCGGAAGTGGTTGGCTACCGAATTGATGGACCCAATCACTCCGTGCTTTTTATCCCCGATATAGACAGTTGGGAAGAGTGGGATGATTGGGGCACTCGAATTGAGGAGATGATTGCCGAGGTCGATGTAGCTTATTTGGATGGATCTTTCTTTGCCAACGGTGAGATACCCGGCCGCGACATGTCCGGATTTCCGCATCCGTTTATCTCACATAGTATGAAGCGTTTTGCTTCTTTGCCTTTAAAAGAACGTCAGAAAGTTCGCTTCATTCATTTGAATCATACAAACCCTGCTTTGATTCCCGGCAGTAAAGCTCGCCTTGAGATTGAGAAGAATGGTTTTCGAGTTGTAGAGGAAGGGGAGAGAGTTGAGCTATAGTCTTTATCACTACAATCGTAAAAAGCATCCTCGCAGTTTACCCTGAGCCCGTCGAAGGGCTTCGGAATGGCGACTGAAAGCGTCGGGCTTCCCCTTCGGAATTGAGTCGCTCTATAGCGCCTCCTACAAGCAGAACTATCCTGGCCTACAAATTTAGCTTCACACCGACCGTCGCATTCAAACCATTGAGAGAAGTATTTACTTCCTTAACTATAATATTATAACTGTAGTTAGTCGTCGGGACTAGTGTGGCAGTTAGTACCGGATAATTGCTAATCATATAACCAGCTTCCACAAAGAAGTTCATTTTGCGGGCGGAGAAGAGGTCTGCGCCGACAATGGGCTTAAATCCAAACTCTCTGAAAGTTTCTTCACCAGACTGTTTAAAACCGAACACAGTTTGACTACTCGTCTTATCTCTGATAAAGACAACGCCAAAGCCGGCGCCAAAGTAAACTCGAATGCTGCTTCCTAGCTGACTCAAATAGTATTTTCCATCGAACATGAGGGTCCTCACCTGGATCTCTTGATTTTGTCTCTGGGGAATACGCATCCTCGGGTCAATAAAGCCGGCGAGGGGAGGAGGGGGGGTTATGGAAGCCTCTTCCGACCAATGAGTCACCTGTAAGCGGACGCCCAAATTTGTTGACAATTGGTATCCTACAAAGCCGCCAAGCAAAAAATTCCCCTCAAGCTTGTCAATATCGGTGCCATCGCTGTAGGTTACTTCATACCTCTCGTTTACTTCAGCCAGTACAGGCCTGTAAAAAGCGCCCATGCCGCCGATAGATAATTTTCCCTGGCCAAATAGACTAAGCGGCATCAGTATGCTAATTGAAATCAGTGAAATAATTATTTTATTCATGGCTCTCTCCCTCTTTACCTGAAAGTTCAAAAGTTGTACATTCTACAACGAAGGTTTGGTCGTCAAAAATGACTATAATCGCACGGTTGGTTTTCATCTTCCCTTCTTCTAATTTAATGAGAATTTAAACACTGTATTTTCTAATAAGAGAAATTAACTTGCAATTTTCTCTCACTTTTCCTGGCACTGCATTCTGCCTTACATTAGATTATTCGGCCGAATGATTAAACAAAACAAGCCAATTAGTCGGAATAAACCTGTGTTTTGTCATTGCTTTGATGACAGTAATTATTACAAATCAAAAAGGTTAAAGTTGTTTTCAATAGGGAAAGACATTTGAGTTTGTCAGGCCTAGTTACCTGAAAGTTCGATTATAAAAAACATTATATTATGCACCTGTGTCTTTACATGGTAGCCTGAGCGGGGAGACGAACTTCAAAAAGAAATTAATACCAAATTTGTCAAGAGAAATTTGGTATTAAGAGGTTACCTCCAAAACGCCAAGCCAGCTTGCGAAGTAGAAGAGGAGCCGGAAGTTAGCCCAACCTTAATTTCACTCTTGAATTGCAACTCACAGGAACCTCGGTTTTCCGTTTGTCTTTCATCCGGGCATGATAACTACCCATGTGCAATTTTTTAATTTCCTTGAGATAATTTAAGTTGATGATGGCAGACCGGTGCACACGAACAAAATCGTCAGGAGGGAGGTCGGCTTGCAACTGGTTTAAGCTCTGATTCAAAAGGGTTAGAAAACCCATAGTTAAGAACCTTTTAGGTTTGCTAACTATCTTATGCGGGCCCGTTAAACTCAACAACAGAAAGATCGAAGTTGCTATAAAGAATGTAAAAATAAAACTTGCGGCTATTTGAAGCAGCCAATTTGAATGACTCAGACTGGAAAACAGAGATCCCAAAAACAGACTAATTATGATTATAGCCACAAGGAGCCTTTTAAGATCTCTCCAGTTGAGCGCACATTTTAACCGCTCGTTTAGTTTTTTTGGCGAAATTCATTTGGTTTGCAAAGTTTATATGTTTTTTTTTGCTATCCTCTATCTTCGAAAATCAGCGCTCTAACCACAATTTCATTGTTTTCGTCACTAAATCAGCCGCGTCCTGCTGCACAAAATGCCCTGCTTCCGGGATGGTTACCAAAGTCAAATCCTTTTCCAGCCACTCCCAGGTGCCGTTGAGGGCGTGATGCAACAAGTACTGGTCTTGCAAACCGTGAAACATGAGCACCGGTGCTTTAACTTTTATTAATGGCGCAGCAGGTGCACTGATAGTTGTAGTGCCTGCGGATTGTCGCGGATAGTTTTGTTTGTAGTAGTTCAGCATCGCCTCAAAATCCGATCGTTTGAATGCTTCGACATATTTGGCTTTAGCATCCGGGTCCTTAACCCAAGCGGCGAGACCCTCGGCAGTTAACAATTTGTGTGCCCCTTCTTTTTGAAAATCACGGGCGTATTGGCTGTTCTTTTGCTGTTCTTCGTTCTGCGCCATCTCTCTCATCAGACCACGAGGATGCGGAAGATTCAAGATGATTAGTTTTTCGGTCATTTGCGGAACATGCATTGCGAACTGCCAGGCGATGGCACCGCCCCAATCGTGTCCGACGATGACGGCTTGCTCTTCTCCCAAATGTCGAATCACAGCGACCACATCACTCACCAGAAGCCGCATGGCATAATTTTCCTGGCCTTTGGGTTTATCACTGCGATTGTAACCGCGTAAATCCATGGCCACGACTTTGTGATTTTCAGAAAGTACCTCCATTTGGTGGCGCCAGGTGTACCAGAAATCCGGAAAGCCGTGCAGCATGACAACGAGCGGGCCCTCGCCTAAACTAACATAATGGATTTTTACTCCGTTGTTATCTGCGTAGTCGTGCTTGACGCGTTTTTCGAGATCTGAGTCATTTGCAAACGCGGCTGCCACAACACCAATGCACAGAATGAGCTGCTGAAAAAATGTTTCCATAAGAACCTCCGTGGTATAAAAAAATCGTTGCGGAGATAGACGAATGATCCCCGCAACATACAGTCCTACCTGAAAAATTGGATCGAAAGAAAAGCCAATTTACTCGGTTTTGCCTTTCGGGGTATAATCCTTCATGTTCTTTACTTTAACAGCGTCTGGAGCAAATTTGCTACCTAGAAAAAGTCCGCCGCTCACCGGCGTGTAGAGTTCGATGGCAATTTGAGAAATAGGTAAATTGGTCGCCTCAAAATGCTCTTTGTCCGAAAATGTAATGGAGGCAATTACCATAATCGGGCCCAAATCGTCAGGAACATCTTTTAAAGGAGTATATTCCTGCTCATCCGGGAAGAAGGCTTCCTGAACACCCTGGTGCATATCACTGTTGTACCAGTTTAAAACCGCTTTCTTGTTTTCGAACCAGGCGAATATACATTGTTTGCCGTCCGGAGTTTGTGCGGTTTCTACGCCAATGCAGCCCTCAATTGTTTTCAGACCGCCAACCAGATCAGGGAAGCCTCTGCCATCTCTGTTAGGATGCCCCTCATCCTGGGAAAAACCG containing:
- the hemN gene encoding oxygen-independent coproporphyrinogen III oxidase gives rise to the protein MIVDIEMLRRYDRPGPRYTSYPTAPQFTTEFGQQEFQEEIRRTNKNYDPVDLSLYFHLPFCDTLCYFCGCTMIITHNRQRIDEYIDYLLKEIKLISSKIKSGRQVAQLHWGGGTPTYLSPEQIRRLFDGIREHFDFHRDAEIGVEIDPRGLTDAHLDALHEVGFNRASMGVQDFEPKVQETINRLQSEELTRWAFQGLRARGFDSINLDLIYGLPFQTVDSFSRTLDRIIDVSPDRLAVFNYAHVPWMKKHQRIIENTTLPKASEKLCILKATIEKLTSVGYVYIGMDHFAKADDSLTQALYEKTLYRNFQGYSTQSGCDLYGLGMSSISQLQDVYAQNIKEIPNYYQTIDKNELATQRGYRLTQDDRLRRYVIMRLMCDFELNKRRVEEKFQINFDRYFADALPELEYFAADGLIELANDLIAVTDMGRLLIRNITMVFDKYLAQKKQSGPLYSRTV
- a CDS encoding uroporphyrinogen decarboxylase, translating into MSQRLQNDLLIRACRREPIPRTPVWIMRQAGRYLPEYQKVRAKVDFLTLCRTPELAAEVTLQPVDILGVDAAIIFSDILVIPEAMGMDLNFFEGRGPVFERPLRNEKDIEALSPVDVEEKLTYVFEAIKRVRTELAGHVPIIGFAGAPWTLAAYMIEGHGSKDFTQIKTLMYTRPELLKTLLDKLSTAVADFLVGQIKAGADVVQIFDSWAGILMPEYYRLFSLPYLNKVVRRVKQHGAPIIVFAREAGHSVEALAAIGVDVLSISWREDLAEIKKRVNGKVALQGNLDPCALFAPVERIKAEVIHVLEKAGKGSGHIFNLGHGILPQTPVQHAQAMVQFVKEESPKFHEQK
- a CDS encoding uroporphyrinogen-III synthase, which gives rise to MKKPLTGKTVVVTRAAEQAQELIAALICAGAEVIHIPTIEFIEPDSWQACDEAIENLFDYDWIVFTSTNGARFFLQRLDERKKSAADLNARRIAAVGERTEVELRRFGVRVTFVPEEFNAEGLVQSFHDLNMSGKNVLIPKAQGGRDILEKGLRAYGANVDVVAVYKIQAPKAENPTEKMDGKQIDLLTFTSPSTFKNFLAVFGKEKLTVCKRNGCAVAAIGTVTADAIAKHDFSVDILAQKSTVAEFVEAISEYFSEPAITE
- the hemC gene encoding hydroxymethylbilane synthase; the encoded protein is MLAKAQTQWVIDRIFHIHPQLKIEVLEVVTTGDKVLDTSLTLMPGKGVFVKEIEEKLLDGEIDLAVHSMKDLPTESVPDLMIGAIPERADPRDVLVTRLHKNLEELPAGAKIGTGSLRRKAQLLKVRPDFDVIDIRGNIDTRLKKAETGDYDGLILAAAGLARLKWQDRIQQFLSCELMIPAVGQGALGIEIRQDDEETGNLIAPLNDRETEIAVKAERLFLEHLGGGCQTPMAAFCRVRSGKVVLQGFSANEHGKDFHRDQLEGTLEEAMDLASRLAESLLEKSGINS
- a CDS encoding glutamyl-tRNA reductase, producing the protein MDFFLLGLNHKNTPIEIRERLAFSSKRVIEALSQLTKNNGSTNSEVPETVILSTCNRVEIYAVRNDAELAAGKIKSFLSDFHQIHPKDFEGYLYTLSNRSAIEHLFCVTSGINSMVMGESQIQGQVKEAFELAQQSGTAGVLLSTLFGSALRVGKRARTETEISKHFLSISGAAVNLVRTAFPDISDLNILIIGIGEMSLIAIKTLFQLGAQNVTIINRSQERTKNVQGKFHVRALSFDRLQESLGEADVVICSTGAPHAVLTLEAMKNVLKKYGERCRLIIDIAVPRDVEPEIGKLPNIQLYNIDQLETQIEENLERRCSEINRVQDIINEEVANFMAWYQSLKAKPVITKLRHRGEKIREQELQRAFRKFKGTLSDKDAEVMQDLSRRIVNKLLHQPLTRLREEASEGNGDHYAAAVQNLFDLEDYPQNK